A stretch of Synechococcus sp. MIT S9220 DNA encodes these proteins:
- a CDS encoding NAD-dependent epimerase — protein sequence MSRPILVTGAAGFIGAALSLRLLERGERVVGIDNLNSYYDPQLKRARLARIEAAASADIWSFEQLALEDGEALMALFAAEKPRVVVNLAAQAGVRYSLENPATYIQSNLVGFGHILEGCRHHGVESLIYASSSSVYGGNRNLPFHERQPVNHPVSLYAASKKANELMAHTYSHLYGLPATGLRFFTVYGPWGRPDMAPMLFAKAILAGEPIKVFNHGRMQRDFTYIDDIVEGVLRCCDKPAALNPDFDPLQPDPATAAAPHRVFNIGNSQPTELLRFIEVMEQALGTRANKDFQPLQPGDVVATAADTKALEDWVGFRPSTGIEDGVGRFVRWYQDYYGV from the coding sequence ATGAGTCGCCCTATTCTCGTGACTGGTGCGGCCGGCTTCATTGGTGCTGCGCTCAGTTTGCGCTTGCTTGAGCGTGGTGAACGGGTCGTCGGTATCGACAACCTCAACAGTTACTACGACCCTCAGCTCAAGCGTGCTCGCCTTGCACGGATTGAGGCTGCTGCTTCTGCGGATATTTGGAGTTTTGAGCAGCTGGCGCTGGAGGATGGAGAAGCCCTAATGGCTCTTTTCGCTGCAGAGAAACCAAGGGTGGTTGTGAACCTGGCCGCACAAGCAGGTGTTCGTTATTCACTGGAGAATCCAGCGACTTACATTCAGAGCAATCTTGTCGGTTTCGGGCACATCCTGGAGGGGTGTCGTCACCACGGCGTGGAGAGTCTGATCTATGCCTCAAGTAGCTCTGTGTATGGCGGTAACCGCAACCTGCCGTTCCACGAGCGGCAGCCTGTCAATCATCCGGTGAGTCTCTACGCGGCGAGCAAAAAGGCCAACGAGTTGATGGCCCACACCTACAGCCATCTTTATGGTCTTCCAGCTACCGGGTTGCGTTTTTTCACTGTCTATGGGCCATGGGGGCGACCGGATATGGCACCGATGCTATTCGCCAAGGCGATCCTCGCCGGTGAACCGATCAAGGTGTTCAATCACGGCAGGATGCAGCGTGATTTCACTTATATCGATGACATTGTGGAGGGAGTTTTGCGTTGCTGCGACAAGCCAGCGGCGCTCAACCCCGATTTCGATCCCCTCCAGCCTGATCCTGCAACCGCTGCAGCACCTCATCGGGTGTTCAACATCGGCAATAGCCAGCCCACTGAACTGCTGCGCTTCATCGAGGTGATGGAGCAGGCGCTGGGCACACGAGCGAATAAGGATTTCCAGCCCTTGCAGCCCGGTGATGTCGTGGCAACGGCAGCCGATACGAAGGCTCTGGAGGATTGGGTGGGTTTCCGACCCAGCACTGGGATTGAGGATGGTGTGGGGCGTTTTGTTCGTTGGTATCAGGATTACTACGGAGTCTGA
- a CDS encoding YdcF family protein, whose product MAYLLSKILPLVLLPLGFSLILLLLGLIARWRWPVIMAVALLWVFSLGLVSQMLWRWLEAPWHRHASAEAATADAIVVLSGGRHPAPGRERISEWHDSDRFLAGLDLYRHGKAPRLLFTGGVSPFRPGQRPEGQQYLEEAQQLGIPAAVIKSTPPVVNTAQEAIAIRQLLRVSTRGANSPRILLVTSAFHMRRAQRLFERQGMKVEPFPVDFQALGGWAGPIWRDPTQWLPSAEALDGSSRAFREVFGRLIDWAW is encoded by the coding sequence ATGGCCTACTTGCTGAGCAAAATTCTTCCTCTCGTTCTGTTGCCGCTTGGTTTCAGTCTGATTCTGCTGCTGCTGGGCCTAATTGCTCGCTGGCGTTGGCCGGTGATCATGGCAGTGGCGTTGTTATGGGTGTTTTCGCTGGGGTTGGTGAGTCAGATGCTCTGGCGCTGGTTAGAGGCACCATGGCATCGGCATGCATCAGCTGAGGCTGCCACGGCTGATGCGATCGTCGTTCTCAGTGGGGGGCGTCACCCTGCGCCAGGTCGTGAGCGGATCAGTGAGTGGCATGACTCTGATCGTTTCCTTGCTGGGCTGGATCTGTATCGGCATGGCAAAGCACCAAGACTGTTGTTCACTGGCGGCGTCAGTCCGTTTCGACCTGGCCAGCGGCCGGAAGGGCAGCAGTACTTGGAAGAAGCACAGCAACTGGGCATACCTGCTGCGGTTATCAAGAGCACGCCTCCGGTGGTCAATACGGCACAGGAAGCGATCGCGATTCGTCAGTTGTTGCGGGTTTCGACTCGCGGAGCCAATAGCCCACGCATCCTTCTGGTCACCAGTGCATTTCATATGCGCCGCGCACAACGCTTGTTCGAACGACAGGGCATGAAGGTGGAGCCTTTCCCAGTGGATTTTCAGGCACTTGGTGGCTGGGCGGGACCGATCTGGCGAGACCCCACCCAGTGGCTGCCTTCAGCTGAAGCTCTTGATGGCAGCTCCAGGGCTTTCCGTGAAGTGTTTGGGCGACTGATTGACTGGGCCTGGTGA
- the gmd gene encoding GDP-mannose 4,6-dehydratase, with protein sequence MSDVKAIKKALITGITGQDGSYLAELLLEKGYEVHGIKRRASSFNTARIDHLYQDPHEQDPRLVLHYGDLTDSSNLIRIIQQVQPDEIYNLGAQSHVAVSFEAPEYTANSDALGTLRILEAVRMLGLAEKTRIYQASTSELYGLVQEMPQKENTPFYPRSPYGVAKLYAYWITVNYRESYGMYACNGILFNHESPRRGETFVTRKITRGLARIDAGLEECLYMGNLDALRDWGHARDYVEMQWRMLQQEGPPDDFVIATGRQESVRRFIELAAQALGWGVIEWQGQGLEEIGKRSTGEIVVRIDPRYFRPAEVETLLGDPAKAREKLGWTPTTTLEELVAEMVATDQQEAKKEAYLKLKGFDVVGSMENPPTNPDTLQGAGGGQR encoded by the coding sequence ATGTCTGACGTAAAAGCAATCAAAAAGGCCTTGATCACCGGCATCACAGGTCAAGACGGGAGCTATTTGGCCGAACTGTTGCTTGAAAAAGGCTACGAGGTGCATGGGATCAAGAGGCGTGCAAGCAGTTTTAATACCGCTCGGATCGATCATCTTTATCAGGACCCTCATGAGCAAGATCCGCGTCTGGTTCTGCACTATGGAGATTTAACCGACAGCAGTAATTTGATTCGGATTATCCAGCAGGTGCAGCCGGATGAGATTTACAACCTTGGTGCTCAAAGCCATGTTGCAGTTAGTTTTGAAGCACCTGAATACACCGCGAACAGCGATGCTTTAGGCACCCTACGGATCTTAGAAGCGGTGCGGATGCTTGGCCTGGCGGAGAAGACGCGGATTTATCAAGCGAGTACCAGTGAATTGTATGGCTTGGTGCAGGAGATGCCGCAGAAGGAAAATACACCTTTTTATCCAAGAAGCCCTTATGGGGTTGCCAAGCTATATGCTTACTGGATTACTGTTAACTATCGAGAATCATACGGAATGTATGCCTGTAATGGCATTCTTTTTAACCACGAAAGCCCAAGGCGTGGTGAAACGTTTGTCACGCGCAAGATTACAAGGGGCCTCGCGCGTATTGATGCGGGCTTAGAAGAGTGTCTTTATATGGGCAATTTGGATGCTCTGAGGGATTGGGGTCACGCAAGAGATTATGTGGAGATGCAATGGAGGATGTTGCAGCAAGAGGGACCCCCCGATGATTTTGTAATTGCCACGGGGCGGCAGGAAAGTGTGAGACGGTTTATCGAGCTTGCTGCTCAGGCGCTGGGATGGGGTGTGATCGAGTGGCAAGGCCAGGGATTGGAGGAAATTGGTAAACGCAGTACTGGAGAAATTGTGGTGAGAATTGATCCGCGTTACTTCCGTCCCGCTGAAGTAGAAACTCTGCTCGGCGATCCCGCAAAGGCCAGGGAAAAGCTGGGTTGGACTCCGACAACAACGTTGGAGGAATTGGTAGCAGAGATGGTGGCCACTGATCAACAAGAAGCTAAAAAAGAGGCTTATTTGAAGCTGAAGGGTTTCGATGTCGTGGGATCGATGGAGAATCCACCGACGAACCCAGATACTCTCCAGGGAGCCGGAGGAGGACAGCGATGA
- a CDS encoding GDP-L-fucose synthase, translated as MSGLIKAEDRFFVAGARGMAGSAICRALQQRGYGDEGQGGALFTPTRKELDLSDADAVRSWYGKNKPDVVVLAAAKVGGIHANESYPADFLLDNIKIQTNVIEGAWKAGVRRLLFLGSSCIYPKFAEQPIKEESLLTGSLESTNECYAIAKITGIKLCESLRKQYGFDAISLMPTNLYGPGDNYHPENSHVLPALIRRFHEAKQVGAECVTCWGSGSPLREFLHVDDLGNASVFALEKWSALVSDAPKDDQGHALAFLNVGTGLDLTIRQLAVMVAEAVGFTGTIKWDSHKPDGTPKKQLEVSRLASLGWRARIPLNEGLVSTVALFRNELEQQAVRLS; from the coding sequence ATGAGCGGCTTGATCAAAGCTGAAGATCGCTTCTTTGTGGCTGGAGCGAGAGGGATGGCCGGCAGCGCGATTTGCAGGGCATTGCAACAGAGGGGGTATGGCGATGAAGGTCAAGGTGGTGCATTGTTCACCCCAACGCGCAAAGAGTTAGACCTTTCAGATGCTGATGCAGTGAGGTCTTGGTATGGAAAAAATAAGCCTGATGTCGTGGTGCTTGCAGCAGCCAAAGTGGGTGGCATTCATGCTAATGAGAGTTATCCGGCTGATTTCCTCCTCGATAACATCAAGATCCAAACCAATGTGATTGAGGGGGCCTGGAAAGCAGGAGTGCGGAGGCTGCTATTTCTCGGCAGTAGCTGTATCTACCCCAAGTTTGCTGAGCAACCGATTAAGGAAGAGTCATTGCTCACAGGATCATTGGAATCAACGAATGAGTGCTATGCGATTGCCAAAATTACAGGAATCAAGCTATGTGAATCACTGAGGAAGCAATACGGTTTTGATGCCATCAGCTTGATGCCAACGAATTTATATGGACCTGGAGATAACTATCATCCTGAAAACAGTCATGTGCTGCCAGCTCTGATTCGACGATTCCACGAAGCAAAGCAAGTAGGGGCAGAGTGTGTGACGTGTTGGGGGTCGGGTTCACCACTGCGTGAGTTTTTGCATGTCGATGATCTAGGGAATGCAAGCGTGTTTGCACTCGAGAAGTGGAGTGCTCTTGTCAGTGATGCCCCTAAAGATGATCAGGGACATGCGTTGGCGTTTTTGAATGTGGGAACGGGCTTGGATCTCACCATTAGACAGTTGGCTGTGATGGTGGCTGAAGCTGTGGGATTTACGGGAACAATCAAATGGGATAGTCATAAACCGGATGGCACTCCAAAGAAACAGCTGGAGGTCAGCCGCCTTGCCAGCCTGGGATGGCGGGCAAGGATTCCTCTCAATG